In Xanthomonas sp. SI, the following are encoded in one genomic region:
- the folD gene encoding bifunctional methylenetetrahydrofolate dehydrogenase/methenyltetrahydrofolate cyclohydrolase FolD: MTDSAPVSPVPARILDGRRIADELLDQLKLRVDARLAAGQPRPGLAVVLVGGDPASTVYVRNKRRAAEKVGIEAFDYDLPGGTGEAELLALIDRLNADPKVHGILVQLPLPGIPDASRLIHRIDPRKDVDGFHPENVGHLALREFGLRPCTPRGIVTLLGHTDQPVRGRNATIVGVSNHVGRPMALELLIAGCTVSCCHKFTPPEVLQARVRDADILVVAVGRPGLIPGEWVKPGAVVIDVGINRLDDGRLVGDVGFDEAAQRASWITPVPGGVGPMTVATLMQNTIEAADAAGIRDSEFGIR; encoded by the coding sequence ATGACCGATTCCGCGCCCGTCTCCCCCGTTCCGGCCCGCATCCTCGACGGGCGGCGCATCGCCGACGAACTGCTCGACCAGCTCAAGCTGCGGGTCGATGCGCGGCTGGCGGCAGGGCAACCGCGGCCGGGCCTGGCGGTGGTGCTGGTCGGCGGCGATCCGGCGTCCACGGTGTACGTGCGCAACAAGCGCCGCGCGGCGGAAAAGGTCGGCATCGAGGCGTTCGACTACGACCTGCCGGGCGGGACCGGCGAAGCCGAACTGCTGGCGCTGATCGACCGCCTCAATGCCGATCCCAAGGTGCACGGCATCCTGGTGCAGCTGCCGCTGCCGGGCATTCCCGACGCCAGCCGGCTGATCCACCGCATCGACCCGCGCAAGGACGTGGACGGTTTCCATCCGGAGAACGTCGGCCACCTGGCGCTGCGCGAATTCGGCCTGCGCCCGTGCACCCCGCGCGGCATCGTCACCCTGCTCGGGCATACCGACCAGCCGGTGCGCGGGCGCAACGCCACCATCGTCGGGGTCAGCAACCACGTCGGCCGGCCGATGGCGCTGGAACTGCTGATCGCTGGCTGCACGGTCAGTTGCTGCCACAAGTTCACCCCACCGGAGGTGCTGCAGGCGCGGGTGCGCGATGCCGACATCCTGGTGGTGGCGGTGGGCCGTCCCGGCCTGATTCCGGGCGAGTGGGTCAAGCCTGGCGCGGTGGTGATCGACGTGGGCATCAACCGCCTCGACGACGGCCGCCTGGTCGGCGACGTCGGCTTCGACGAGGCCGCGCAACGCGCCAGCTGGATCACCCCGGTCCCTGGTGGCGTCGGGCCGATGACCGTGGCCACCCTGATGCAGAACACCATCGAGGCCGCTGATGCGGCT
- a CDS encoding DUF1244 domain-containing protein: protein MTDTTRIEAAAFRRLLQHLNQDRSDVQNIDLMILAGFCRNCLADWYRDAAAAEGETLSKEQARERVYGMPFADWKAQFQADATPEQLAAFADAQRRHG from the coding sequence ATGACCGACACCACCCGCATCGAAGCCGCCGCGTTCCGGCGGCTGCTGCAGCATCTCAATCAGGACCGCAGCGACGTGCAGAACATCGATCTGATGATCCTGGCCGGCTTCTGCCGCAACTGCCTGGCCGACTGGTACCGCGACGCGGCGGCCGCCGAAGGCGAAACGCTGAGCAAGGAACAGGCGCGCGAACGCGTCTACGGCATGCCGTTCGCCGACTGGAAGGCACAGTTCCAGGCCGACGCAACGCCGGAACAACTGGCGGCCTTCGCCGACGCGCAACGCCGGCACGGATAG
- a CDS encoding alpha/beta fold hydrolase: protein MLRHLGIVAAIAVVAYLVVCALLYLGQRELLYFPQATRVEAAQTDFTLQRSPALRLRGWRVNPGRDKVLLYFGGNAEDLRQARAQLAPLLPDYSVYLLAYRGYGASDGTPNEAALIGDALALYDYVRATQPQAEIAVLGRSLGSGVASQLAARRPLARLVLVTPFDSLASAAQAHYPWAPVHWLLRDRYDSASALRAYRGPLLVLRAGRDQVVPAASTQRLLDSLAQAPTVVAMPRAGHDDISADPRYAQALRAFLR from the coding sequence ATGCTGCGTCACCTGGGCATCGTCGCGGCGATCGCGGTCGTCGCCTATCTGGTGGTCTGCGCCCTGCTCTACCTGGGCCAGCGCGAACTGCTGTATTTCCCGCAGGCGACCCGCGTAGAAGCGGCGCAGACCGACTTCACGTTGCAGCGCAGCCCGGCGCTGCGCCTGCGCGGCTGGCGGGTCAATCCCGGCCGCGACAAGGTGTTGCTGTACTTCGGCGGCAACGCCGAGGACCTGCGCCAGGCGCGCGCGCAGCTGGCGCCGCTGCTGCCCGACTACAGCGTGTACCTGCTGGCCTACCGCGGCTACGGCGCCAGCGACGGCACGCCGAACGAGGCGGCGCTGATCGGCGACGCGCTGGCGCTATACGACTATGTCCGTGCCACGCAGCCGCAGGCCGAGATCGCCGTGCTCGGGCGCAGCCTGGGCAGTGGCGTCGCCAGCCAACTGGCGGCGCGGCGGCCGCTGGCGCGGCTGGTGCTGGTGACTCCGTTCGACAGCCTGGCCTCGGCCGCGCAGGCGCATTACCCGTGGGCGCCGGTGCACTGGCTACTGCGCGACCGCTACGACTCGGCCAGCGCGCTGCGCGCTTATCGCGGACCGTTGCTGGTGCTCCGTGCCGGCCGCGACCAGGTGGTGCCGGCGGCGAGCACGCAACGGCTGCTCGATTCTCTGGCGCAGGCGCCCACCGTGGTCGCGATGCCCCGCGCCGGCCACGACGACATCAGCGCCGACCCACGTTATGCGCAGGCGTTGCGGGCGTTTTTGCGCTGA
- a CDS encoding monovalent cation:proton antiporter-2 (CPA2) family protein, which produces MTSAADSSELIKVVALLGAAVVAVPVFRRLGLGSVLGYLAAGLAIGPFGFGWFADPQAILHVAELGVVMFLFVIGLEMRPSHLWSLRKQIFGLGTAQIVVCATVLTGVGLALGLSSPVAFIAASGFVLTSTAVVMQLLGERGDIALPAGQKIVAILLFEDLLIVPLLAVVAWMAPVPVAADAPSRWIGIGVGAAAIVGLLVAGRWLLNPLFRLLAAAKAREVMTAAALLVVLGAALLMQLGGLSMAMGAFLAGVLLSESTFRHQIEADIEPFRGILLGLFFLGVGMALNLAVVAANWTLILSGVLAFMAAKAACIYLVARLTGSGHAQALDRGVLMAQGGEFAFVLFAAAGAAGVIDAQVNANLTAIVVLSMALTPLFVLLYRRWAPVEAPSLDGVEAADGLTGSVLIIGFGRFGQVASQSLLARDVDVTIIDNDIEMIQSAAEFGFKIYYGDGTRLDVLHASGAHSVRAIAVCIDNREAANRIVELATQEFPHAKLLVRSYDREHALKLIAAGVDYQIRETFESAVEFGQAALIELGMAEDEAASIAREIRRRDAERLELEIAAGDVRAGSGLMYGNIAPAVPKPTPFTPPRRESRTLNPEAVPAAEAVDERRND; this is translated from the coding sequence ATGACCAGTGCAGCCGACAGCAGTGAATTGATCAAGGTGGTGGCGTTGCTCGGCGCCGCGGTGGTGGCGGTGCCGGTGTTCCGCCGCCTGGGCCTGGGCTCGGTGCTCGGCTACCTGGCCGCGGGCCTGGCGATCGGGCCGTTCGGATTCGGCTGGTTCGCCGATCCGCAGGCGATCCTGCACGTGGCCGAGCTGGGCGTGGTGATGTTCCTGTTCGTGATCGGGCTGGAGATGCGGCCCTCGCACCTGTGGAGCCTGCGCAAGCAGATCTTCGGCCTGGGCACGGCGCAGATCGTGGTGTGCGCGACGGTGCTGACCGGGGTCGGGCTGGCGCTGGGACTGTCCTCGCCAGTGGCGTTCATCGCCGCGTCCGGCTTCGTGCTCACCTCCACCGCGGTGGTGATGCAATTGCTCGGCGAGCGCGGCGACATCGCCTTGCCGGCGGGGCAGAAGATCGTCGCGATCCTGTTGTTCGAGGACCTGCTGATCGTGCCGCTGCTGGCCGTGGTGGCGTGGATGGCGCCGGTGCCGGTTGCCGCCGATGCGCCTTCGCGCTGGATCGGCATCGGCGTCGGCGCGGCGGCGATCGTCGGCCTGCTGGTGGCCGGGCGCTGGCTGCTGAACCCGCTGTTCCGGTTGCTGGCCGCGGCCAAGGCACGCGAAGTGATGACCGCCGCTGCGCTGCTGGTCGTGCTGGGCGCTGCATTGCTGATGCAGCTCGGTGGGCTGTCGATGGCGATGGGCGCGTTCCTGGCCGGGGTGCTGCTGTCCGAATCCACCTTCCGCCATCAGATCGAAGCCGACATCGAGCCGTTCCGCGGCATCCTGCTGGGGCTGTTCTTCCTCGGCGTGGGCATGGCCCTGAACCTGGCGGTGGTGGCGGCGAACTGGACGCTGATCCTCAGCGGCGTGCTCGCGTTCATGGCGGCCAAGGCCGCGTGCATCTACCTGGTCGCGCGGCTCACCGGCAGCGGCCACGCGCAGGCGCTGGACCGCGGCGTGCTGATGGCGCAGGGCGGCGAGTTCGCGTTCGTGCTGTTCGCCGCCGCGGGCGCGGCCGGGGTCATCGACGCGCAGGTCAACGCCAACCTGACCGCGATCGTGGTGCTGTCGATGGCGCTGACCCCGCTGTTCGTGCTGCTGTACCGGCGCTGGGCGCCGGTGGAAGCACCGTCGCTGGACGGCGTGGAGGCCGCCGACGGGCTCACCGGCAGCGTGCTGATCATCGGCTTCGGCCGCTTCGGCCAGGTCGCCAGCCAGTCGCTGCTGGCGCGCGACGTGGACGTGACCATCATCGACAACGACATCGAGATGATCCAGAGCGCGGCCGAGTTCGGCTTCAAGATCTACTACGGCGACGGCACCCGCCTGGACGTGCTGCACGCCTCCGGCGCGCACAGCGTGCGCGCCATCGCGGTGTGCATCGACAACCGCGAGGCGGCCAACCGCATCGTCGAGCTGGCCACGCAGGAATTCCCGCACGCCAAGCTGCTGGTGCGCTCCTACGACCGCGAGCATGCGCTGAAGCTGATCGCCGCCGGCGTGGACTACCAGATCCGCGAGACCTTCGAATCGGCGGTGGAATTCGGCCAGGCCGCGCTGATCGAGCTGGGCATGGCCGAGGACGAGGCCGCGAGCATCGCCCGCGAGATCCGCCGTCGCGACGCCGAGCGCCTGGAGCTGGAGATCGCCGCGGGCGATGTGCGCGCCGGCAGCGGCCTGATGTACGGCAACATCGCCCCGGCGGTACCCAAGCCGACCCCGTTCACCCCGCCGCGGCGCGAGAGCCGCACGCTCAATCCGGAAGCGGTGCCGGCGGCGGAGGCGGTGGACGAGCGTCGTAACGACTGA
- the moeB gene encoding molybdopterin-synthase adenylyltransferase MoeB, protein MSIRELTPQQARARIAQGARLIDVREEHERAAGMAEGALGVARAQLQDDPATHLGAADAETILICQSGKRSHEAALFLQQAGYSAVASVLGGTTRWQRDGLPLQQPALAPEQQDFFERYSRHLRLPEVGVDGQRRLQASRVLLVGAGGLGSPASFYLAAAGVGQLRIADDDMVDRSNLQRQILHTEARVGQPKVASAAAALAALNPGVQVEPIRERVTSANVERLLQDVDVVLDGSDNFPARYLLNDACVKLGKPLVYGAVQRFEGQVSVFDAGRRRGQAPCYRCLFPEPPPPEFAPSCAEAGVLGVLPGIVGLLQANEVLKLLLEIGEPLRGRLLYFDALAMRFRETRLSADPQCPVCAPGLAFPGYIDYAKFCGAEP, encoded by the coding sequence ATGAGCATTCGAGAACTGACTCCGCAGCAGGCCCGCGCGCGCATCGCTCAGGGCGCGCGGTTGATCGATGTGCGCGAGGAGCACGAGCGCGCCGCCGGCATGGCCGAGGGCGCGCTCGGTGTGGCCCGCGCGCAGCTGCAGGACGATCCGGCCACGCATCTTGGCGCGGCCGATGCCGAGACGATCCTGATCTGCCAGAGCGGCAAGCGCTCGCACGAGGCGGCGCTGTTCCTGCAGCAGGCAGGCTATTCCGCGGTCGCCTCGGTACTGGGCGGCACCACGCGCTGGCAGCGCGACGGACTGCCGCTGCAGCAGCCGGCGCTGGCGCCGGAGCAGCAGGATTTCTTCGAGCGCTATTCGCGCCATCTGCGCCTGCCCGAGGTCGGCGTCGACGGCCAGCGGCGGCTGCAGGCGTCGCGCGTGCTGCTGGTCGGCGCCGGCGGGCTGGGGTCGCCGGCGAGCTTCTACCTGGCCGCGGCCGGGGTCGGCCAGCTGCGCATCGCCGACGACGATATGGTCGATCGCAGCAACTTGCAGCGGCAGATCCTGCATACCGAAGCGCGGGTCGGGCAGCCCAAGGTGGCGTCGGCGGCCGCGGCGCTGGCCGCGCTGAATCCAGGCGTGCAGGTCGAGCCAATACGCGAACGGGTGACCTCGGCCAATGTCGAACGCCTGCTGCAGGACGTGGACGTGGTGCTCGACGGTTCGGACAATTTCCCGGCGCGCTATCTGCTCAACGACGCCTGCGTGAAGCTGGGCAAGCCGCTGGTGTACGGCGCGGTGCAGCGTTTCGAGGGCCAGGTCAGCGTGTTCGACGCCGGCCGCCGGCGCGGGCAGGCGCCGTGCTACCGCTGCCTGTTCCCGGAGCCGCCGCCGCCGGAGTTCGCGCCCAGTTGCGCCGAGGCCGGCGTGCTCGGCGTGCTGCCGGGCATCGTCGGCCTGCTGCAGGCCAACGAGGTGCTGAAACTGCTGCTGGAGATCGGCGAGCCGTTGCGCGGCCGCCTGCTGTATTTCGACGCGCTGGCGATGCGCTTCCGCGAAACCCGCCTGTCTGCCGATCCGCAATGCCCGGTATGCGCGCCCGGGCTCGCCTTTCCCGGCTATATCGACTACGCGAAGTTCTGCGGCGCAGAGCCATAA
- the glp gene encoding gephyrin-like molybdotransferase Glp: protein MNDYPSRIAYSEALAIVAAVALSRPLPAERLALPRADGRILLEPLDAPIDLPPFANSAMDGFALRHADLNPDAPTMLRLAGEQFAGEDLRQAIGVGECLRITTGAPLPAGADTVVIKENVIERDGQVQVPAAPVAGAHVRARGEDVRAGERVLEAGVALTPSRIGLAAALGVAQVAVASRPTVAVFATGDELVEPGMPLKPGQIYNSNRDMLMAQLRLLGLEPTAWPTLPDDPLRIDSMLSDAASAFDVVLTCGGVSAGEKDYLPRLLAERGRIHFWKVRMRPGMPLLFGELDRALFLGLPGNPVSVLATFMAIGRPLLDALQQRAEPRPQWRARLASGWDKRHDRLEFLRGRMRCDAHGQLWVEPNPADGSHRLRGAADSDVLLRLDEGARRFDAGEVVEVFPY, encoded by the coding sequence ATGAACGACTATCCCTCCCGTATTGCCTATTCCGAGGCGCTGGCCATCGTCGCCGCCGTCGCCCTGTCGCGCCCGTTGCCGGCCGAACGCCTGGCGTTGCCGCGCGCCGACGGCCGCATCCTGCTCGAACCGCTGGACGCGCCGATCGACCTGCCGCCGTTCGCCAACAGCGCGATGGACGGCTTCGCGCTGCGCCACGCCGATCTGAACCCCGATGCGCCGACCATGCTGCGCCTGGCCGGCGAGCAGTTCGCCGGCGAGGACCTGCGGCAGGCGATCGGCGTCGGTGAATGCCTACGCATCACCACCGGTGCGCCGCTGCCGGCGGGTGCCGATACGGTGGTGATCAAGGAAAACGTCATCGAGCGCGACGGCCAGGTACAGGTGCCGGCCGCGCCGGTCGCCGGTGCGCACGTGCGTGCGCGCGGCGAGGACGTGCGCGCCGGCGAGCGCGTGCTCGAAGCGGGCGTGGCGTTGACGCCGTCACGGATCGGCCTGGCCGCCGCGCTCGGCGTGGCGCAGGTGGCGGTGGCATCGCGACCCACCGTGGCGGTGTTCGCCACCGGCGACGAGCTGGTCGAGCCGGGCATGCCGCTCAAGCCCGGGCAGATCTACAACAGCAATCGCGACATGCTGATGGCGCAGCTGCGCCTGCTCGGCCTGGAGCCGACCGCGTGGCCGACGCTGCCCGACGATCCGCTGCGGATCGACAGCATGCTCAGCGATGCGGCCTCGGCGTTCGATGTGGTACTGACCTGCGGCGGCGTCTCCGCCGGCGAGAAGGACTACCTGCCGCGGCTGCTGGCCGAGCGCGGCCGCATCCATTTCTGGAAGGTGCGCATGCGCCCGGGCATGCCGCTGCTGTTCGGCGAACTGGACCGCGCCCTGTTCCTGGGCCTGCCGGGCAATCCCGTGTCGGTGCTGGCCACGTTCATGGCGATCGGACGGCCGCTGCTGGACGCGCTGCAGCAGCGCGCCGAGCCACGCCCGCAATGGCGCGCGCGGCTGGCCTCGGGTTGGGACAAGCGCCACGACCGCCTGGAGTTCCTGCGCGGGCGCATGCGCTGCGACGCGCACGGACAGCTGTGGGTGGAGCCGAACCCGGCCGACGGTTCGCACCGCCTGCGCGGCGCCGCCGACAGCGACGTGCTGCTGCGCCTGGACGAGGGCGCGCGCCGTTTCGATGCAGGCGAGGTGGTCGAGGTGTTTCCGTACTGA
- a CDS encoding NTP transferase domain-containing protein — MDARREVTLGILAGGRAQRLGGCDKAWLQRDGQALVQRLAQALAPAVAAVLVSANRDLPRYAAAGLHALPDRIAAPPGAERSLGPIAGLDALAAACATPWLLTLPVDLCRLPPALLDRLIDAGGDRDGAYAEDDDGLQPLVALYRVASLRPALAAALEAGRYAPRALQRQLALACVPLPGLTLGNLNTPQDLRAAGILPAP; from the coding sequence ATGGACGCGCGGCGCGAGGTCACGCTGGGCATCCTCGCCGGCGGCCGCGCGCAACGCCTGGGCGGCTGCGACAAGGCCTGGCTGCAACGCGACGGGCAAGCGCTGGTGCAGCGCCTGGCGCAGGCCTTGGCGCCCGCCGTCGCCGCGGTGCTGGTCAGCGCCAACCGCGACCTGCCGCGCTACGCCGCCGCCGGACTGCACGCGCTGCCCGACCGGATTGCCGCGCCGCCTGGCGCCGAACGCTCGCTGGGGCCGATCGCCGGCCTGGACGCGCTGGCCGCGGCCTGCGCCACGCCGTGGCTGCTGACCCTGCCGGTGGACCTGTGCCGGCTTCCGCCTGCGCTGCTGGACAGGTTGATCGACGCCGGTGGCGATCGCGATGGCGCCTATGCCGAGGACGACGACGGCCTGCAGCCGCTGGTGGCGCTGTACCGCGTCGCCAGCTTGCGTCCCGCGCTGGCCGCGGCGCTGGAGGCCGGACGCTACGCGCCGCGCGCCTTGCAGCGGCAGTTGGCGCTGGCCTGCGTGCCGCTGCCCGGGCTGACCCTGGGCAACCTCAACACGCCGCAGGACCTGCGCGCAGCGGGTATCCTGCCGGCGCCATGA
- the der gene encoding ribosome biogenesis GTPase Der: MLPLVALVGRPNVGKSTLFNALTRSRDALVHDQPGVTRDRNYGVCRLEPDTPFVIVDTGGISGEEEGLAGATADQARSAAGEADLVLFVVDGREGSSSLDDEILAWLRKLARPTLLLINKIDGTDEDQVRAEFARYGLGEAIAVSAAHRHGIDDLLEEVLSRLPEEGAGETLDTDPKRMRIAFVGRPNVGKSTLVNRLLGEERMIASEVPGTTRDSIAVDLQREDRLYRLIDTAGLRRRGRVEEAVEKFSVFKTLQAIEQCEVAVLLLDATEGVTDQDASVLGAILDAGRALVVAVNKWDGLTDYQREQAEALLSRKLGFVPWAEAVRISAKHGSGLRELFRSIHSAHASAIREFSTSEVNQALEVAYETNPPPSIRGHVSKLRYVHPGGSNPPTFIVHGTRLKVLPESYKRYLENFFRKRFKLVGTPVRFMFREGANPYEGKKNVLTERQIAKKRRLMKHVRGK, from the coding sequence ATGCTGCCGCTGGTCGCCCTGGTTGGACGGCCGAATGTCGGCAAGTCCACGCTATTCAATGCGCTCACGCGCAGCCGCGACGCGCTGGTCCATGACCAGCCCGGCGTCACCCGCGATCGCAACTATGGGGTCTGCCGGCTGGAGCCGGACACCCCGTTCGTGATCGTCGACACCGGCGGCATTTCCGGCGAGGAAGAAGGCCTGGCCGGCGCGACCGCCGACCAAGCGCGCTCCGCTGCCGGCGAAGCCGATCTGGTGCTGTTCGTGGTCGATGGCCGCGAGGGGTCCTCGTCGCTCGACGACGAGATCCTGGCCTGGCTGCGCAAGCTGGCGCGGCCGACGCTGCTGCTGATCAACAAGATCGACGGTACCGACGAAGACCAGGTGCGCGCCGAGTTCGCGCGCTATGGCCTGGGCGAGGCCATCGCGGTGTCCGCGGCGCATCGCCACGGCATCGACGACCTGCTCGAGGAAGTGCTGTCGCGCTTGCCGGAAGAGGGCGCCGGCGAGACGCTGGACACCGATCCCAAGCGCATGCGCATCGCCTTCGTCGGCCGGCCCAACGTCGGCAAGTCGACGCTGGTCAACCGCTTGCTCGGCGAGGAGCGGATGATCGCCTCCGAAGTGCCGGGCACCACCCGCGATTCGATCGCGGTCGATCTGCAGCGCGAAGACCGCCTGTACCGGCTGATCGACACTGCCGGCCTGCGCCGTCGCGGCCGGGTCGAGGAGGCGGTGGAGAAGTTCAGCGTGTTCAAGACGCTGCAGGCGATCGAGCAATGCGAGGTCGCGGTGCTGCTGCTCGACGCCACCGAAGGCGTCACCGACCAGGACGCCAGCGTGCTCGGCGCGATCCTGGACGCCGGCCGCGCGCTGGTGGTGGCGGTCAACAAGTGGGACGGGCTGACCGACTACCAGCGCGAGCAGGCCGAGGCGCTGCTGTCGCGCAAGCTCGGCTTCGTGCCGTGGGCCGAAGCGGTGCGGATCTCGGCCAAGCACGGCTCCGGCCTGCGCGAGTTGTTCCGCTCGATCCACAGCGCGCATGCCTCGGCGATCCGCGAATTCAGCACCAGCGAAGTCAACCAGGCGCTGGAAGTGGCCTACGAGACCAATCCGCCGCCGAGCATCCGCGGCCACGTCTCCAAGCTGCGCTACGTGCATCCGGGCGGCAGCAATCCGCCGACCTTCATCGTCCACGGCACGCGCCTGAAGGTGCTGCCGGAGTCGTACAAGCGCTATCTGGAGAACTTCTTCCGCAAGCGCTTCAAGCTGGTCGGCACGCCGGTGCGCTTCATGTTCCGCGAAGGCGCCAATCCGTACGAAGGCAAGAAGAACGTGCTGACCGAGCGCCAGATCGCCAAGAAGCGGCGCTTGATGAAACACGTCCGCGGCAAGTAG
- the bamB gene encoding outer membrane protein assembly factor BamB, whose product MMKVVMFKRIATIALLGLALSGCSTVKGWFAGKDAAAKKAAEPAELVDFKPSVKIVKLWSTDAGKGEKRIGVRQHPAVADGKVYLAAASGSVYALDLQTGKTLWEYDAKKARKERLSQVQEQPESQVEGESSKGLSKDERAAYKQRLRNEKQQAKERKRLEKNRPLPRFAGGPGVGEGLVVVGGLNGEVIALDAASGTEKWRAKVPNEVIAAPVVSQNMVFVRSNDGHVTAFDAGTGQQRWFHVQELPTLTVRGNAPVVAGPGVLFIGNDDGTLAALAMQDGRVLWEQTIGVPEGRTELERMSDVDGAPVLDGTTVYATSFKNQTVALEGPSGRPLWTRDHGGAGGVAVNSGSVVVADNAGSVWALDKASGSATWSQPALARRSLTGVAIQGDYAVVGDYKGYLHWLKLDNGEIAARERVGRKALVAQPVVADGILLVQNTKGDLTAFRLGQ is encoded by the coding sequence CTGATGAAGGTAGTCATGTTCAAGCGCATCGCGACCATCGCGCTGCTGGGTCTGGCGCTGTCCGGTTGCAGCACGGTCAAGGGCTGGTTCGCGGGCAAGGACGCGGCCGCCAAGAAGGCCGCCGAGCCGGCCGAGCTGGTCGATTTCAAGCCGTCGGTGAAGATCGTCAAGCTGTGGTCCACCGATGCCGGCAAGGGCGAGAAGCGGATCGGCGTGCGCCAGCATCCGGCCGTGGCCGACGGCAAGGTGTACCTGGCCGCGGCCTCCGGTTCGGTCTACGCGCTGGACCTGCAGACCGGCAAGACGCTGTGGGAATACGACGCCAAGAAGGCGCGCAAGGAGCGCCTGTCGCAGGTGCAGGAGCAGCCGGAGAGCCAGGTTGAGGGCGAGTCCAGCAAGGGCCTGTCCAAGGACGAGCGCGCCGCCTACAAGCAGCGCCTGCGCAACGAGAAGCAGCAGGCCAAGGAGCGCAAGCGGCTGGAGAAGAACCGTCCGCTGCCGCGCTTCGCCGGCGGTCCTGGCGTAGGCGAGGGCTTGGTCGTCGTCGGTGGCCTGAATGGCGAAGTGATCGCGCTCGACGCCGCCAGCGGCACCGAGAAGTGGCGTGCCAAGGTGCCCAACGAAGTGATCGCCGCGCCGGTGGTCTCGCAGAACATGGTGTTCGTGCGCAGCAACGACGGCCACGTCACAGCATTCGATGCGGGCACCGGGCAGCAGCGTTGGTTCCATGTGCAGGAACTGCCGACCCTGACCGTGCGCGGCAACGCGCCGGTGGTGGCCGGCCCGGGCGTGCTGTTCATCGGCAACGACGACGGCACCCTGGCGGCGCTGGCGATGCAGGACGGGCGTGTGCTGTGGGAGCAGACCATCGGCGTGCCGGAAGGCCGCACCGAACTGGAGCGCATGTCCGACGTGGACGGCGCACCGGTGCTCGACGGCACCACCGTGTACGCGACCAGCTTCAAGAATCAGACCGTGGCGCTGGAAGGCCCGAGCGGGCGTCCGCTGTGGACCCGCGATCATGGCGGCGCCGGCGGTGTCGCGGTCAATTCCGGCAGCGTGGTGGTGGCCGACAATGCCGGCTCGGTGTGGGCGCTGGACAAGGCCTCCGGCTCGGCGACCTGGTCGCAGCCGGCGCTGGCGCGGCGTTCGTTGACCGGCGTGGCGATCCAGGGCGACTACGCCGTGGTCGGCGACTACAAGGGTTATCTGCATTGGTTGAAGCTCGACAACGGCGAGATCGCCGCACGCGAGCGAGTGGGACGCAAGGCGCTGGTAGCGCAGCCGGTGGTAGCCGATGGCATCCTGCTGGTCCAGAACACGAAAGGCGACCTGACCGCGTTCCGGTTGGGTCAATAA
- a CDS encoding tetratricopeptide repeat protein, giving the protein MAIDDLLDEHEQSERVRTWLRKNGAGLIGGIALGIGAIIGWQWWTKQHSNDLALANSHYDAVLKSIQAKQLDKASKDMAALQQGPANIYAELAALRLAKAQADDDKYDQALATLRGLKAEGELKLLIDQRVARLLIQTGKSDEALKLLASADDNQSLEIRGDALIAQGKRDAAREAYAKSLTTLDVAAPQRRLLETKLMDAGGTVPNPAEPI; this is encoded by the coding sequence ATGGCGATCGACGACCTGCTCGACGAGCACGAACAAAGCGAACGCGTCCGCACTTGGCTCAGGAAAAACGGCGCCGGCCTGATCGGCGGCATTGCCCTGGGCATCGGCGCGATCATTGGCTGGCAGTGGTGGACCAAGCAGCATTCCAACGATCTGGCGCTGGCCAATTCCCACTACGACGCCGTGCTCAAGAGCATCCAGGCCAAGCAACTGGACAAGGCCAGCAAGGACATGGCGGCGCTGCAGCAGGGCCCGGCCAACATCTATGCCGAACTGGCCGCGCTGCGCCTGGCCAAGGCGCAAGCTGACGACGACAAGTACGACCAGGCCCTGGCGACGCTGCGCGGCCTCAAGGCCGAGGGCGAGCTGAAACTGCTGATCGACCAGCGCGTGGCGCGGTTGCTGATCCAGACCGGCAAGAGCGACGAAGCGCTGAAGCTGCTGGCCTCGGCCGACGACAACCAGAGCCTGGAGATCCGTGGCGATGCGCTGATCGCGCAGGGCAAGCGCGATGCGGCACGCGAAGCGTATGCCAAGTCGTTGACCACCCTGGACGTGGCGGCGCCGCAACGGCGACTGCTGGAAACGAAGTTGATGGATGCGGGCGGCACCGTGCCGAATCCTGCGGAGCCGATCTGA